aaaataaaaagtcttcTAAATCAAAATGTTAATCAGATTATGAGTTTGAAAGAATGCTTGAAATACCACAATCAAGATGCATGATTGAATGAAGAATTTACCTTAGTGATCGTTGATTGACGTATGAGCCTTCAGAGCATATCTTGGAATTTAGATAGCCACCATCACAACTAATTTACCATCTAACTTAGTCTAATTTGTCTCTAGGAAATTCCAATCACATAATCAATACTAACAGAGTCCAACTCATTGAAGGAAGCCCAGTCCAACAGTCAATccacatctcctacatgccaccacgggccatgcagaagctggggggcatttgtgggaaccaAATTTTAGCAAAACCCTAGATGAAatatttccttccatttggggattatttgatttGGGGATACTTGCATTGAATTAGACATTTGATTCTCattaaatccctaattgatttaaatatcCTAAAATTGGAAACATAATTCCTTTCCCAACAAGGattatttttctccaaactCTAAACCTACGTCTAAACTTCTGTTTGAAACTCTACAGAAATTCCATctcacaaaccctagccaccataactctttctctctctcacacaaggctctGGCCACCCGGTTCACAACATACATACATCTCCGTACCCTTttgttagctattgttttcctacaaacactcaaactaacttaggcaCTGGAGgacctttggccaacacccccgggTAAGGTCCTCTTATTTCGATTTCTTttgcaaagagaaagagacagCGAAGAGAAAGATAGAATTTTAGACAAATTGGGACGAAAATCTCTCCCACAAAAAACACATCCCCGTTCACGTTGCTATGACTCATACcccaaaagaaatgaagaaatgaCCGGAGAAAGGAGGTTTCTGGCTTTGGAATAGAGTCTGAAACGCTCCTAACGGTGGAGCAATTTTACATTAATTGGAGAAGATTACATTGATattggagagagaaaagtAAAGTTTGAAAAATGCAAATTGTTTGTTACTAAATTAAAGAACCATCTTTGTATTAAGAATATCTGCTTTATGGGCGTAGGAGTTGTGCTCTTTATTAATTAACCAAGGGATTCCTTTAGAGGCATGACCTTTATGTatcttcttcttgctcttAAGAACATTtgttctttctgtttttgacaaaaaaaaaaaaaaaaaaaaaaaaacaaacaaacaaacaaataaactaaTCTAGTCTACATCCCAATAtccataatttataattactgATTCCTTCTTGTAAATATCTACTCATGATACCCACTTTActtcagaaaaaagaaagactaGTGTTCCAATCCATACTTGACTAAAAAAAGTTTAGGggcaaattgaattttttgtacAAGTTCATGGGGGATTTCGATAGTTGACTCATTGTCAATTGAACATATTGTTAAACAACATTCTCTACATATCCATATACATAAAATGGTGAGGCTATAATGAGGGGTTATAATGAGTGGTTATAATGAGTGGGTCTTTAATAGCCGTTCGATCCAGTGTAAAGTTATTATTGGACTGTTGGATTGAAGCCCCTTATTGTAATCCCTCAACATAGCCCCTCATTATAGAAGCCCCCTACATAAAAACTAAGATTTGTCATTGGGTTAGACTGGCccaaaatttttgggtttgggttggatttatCGTGATTTTTTGGGTTAGGTCAAGCTAGGCCAAGGTTTCAAATGTCTTGGCCGCCCCACCCTATTGGGCCAAGACAGGCTTGGTGAGTCGggcgtttttttttcttctaagtattttataataaggTTAGGGAGTGACTCTTCCCTATGTGGCTACATGTGGAATTGATACATGATACATTATTTGGATTGCACATCATTTGTAATGTACAAGGGTGCATGTAACTGGTACATTTGATTATTTCAAGATCTGTGTGGTGGTTGATTGGGAGATAATGTTGCCACACATGTAACTCCAGATCCAGTATTAAAATACAAGAATTTTGCATCCGCTAGCCAAATATCAACCAAATAAATTTGCCACTATTTTCAATACCAATGAAATCAATTGTGGtgcttgaatttaaattagccCACTTGTGATATTAAATGCAATATTATGCAAACTTTATGGGTGCGTTGGGTTGGGCTTATATGGGCTTAAGCGGGCTGTCTTCAAGATTTCAAATCATTGGTCCAAATTCTATCTAATCTTAGAGCTGGCCGGGCCTAGCCGGCGTAAAACATAGGAGGAGGAGattttcgctctctcactctttttttaatttcatttctaGGAGActgttgctctctctctctctctctctctctctcacatatcTTGGTGGAGGAGGCATGCATATGATTCTTGTTTTTGTGATGTTTGTTCCTATATATGCAATCATGCGAGGCCCAAGTTGTAGTGGAAAACTAATTAGTTTTACAATCTTTAATGGAGAAATTCTAGCATCAgcaaatttgagtttttgttcaatattttgtggCGTGTTCGGACTGTCTCTCTTCCAgaggtttagggtattaaacAAGgatttaaaaagaagaatagtTTGTCTGCCAAATTTACTTTCCACTTCGTCAGTTGGAAGGTAAGTACTTCTCCGTTATgttatgagctttattctactcttttttccttgttattttattttatgggattGAGCTTGGTAGAATGAAGAGGgaggaaggggaagaagaGGACTTTGTGTGTGGGACGTTCACCTGGAGAATCGACAACTTCTCCATGCTGCACAACGAAATGCATTATTCTGATGTTTTCGTCATTTGTGGTTATAAATGGTagactctttttcttttcctttttttttttttttttttttctgggatAATAATTGGTTAATATGTAGACTTAATCGTCTTGGGTTGGTTTGATCAGGCAGATCCTTATATATCCTAAGGGGGACAACGTAGTAGATTACTTGTCCCTGTATTTGGAAGTTGCAGATGCTTCAACATTAACATTTGGGTGGACCAGATATGCCAAGTTCAGCCTCACCGTGGTTAATCAACTTGATAGCAAGAAGTCAATCACAATGGGTATATATCTTTATCTAGTGGCTTGTCATTTGTTAAAGCGACTTGTTAAATGAAATTTagtgattttttatataaataattcgGAATAAGTCCAATTCTTACGATAAAATTTGGGTGCAATCCACACACGTATTGTTAGTAATCCAAGTCCTATGACTTCAATGCCACATAGGATTACAttccttttctaattttatgatgtaatcatatatattttttctttttaaatttattttcatgttcCAATTATGCCCTTATGATTTCAATCGGGAAAGACTAATTTATATCATAATAATTAGCTAATTAATACAACTATTAATTCTGATTGCAATTCATAAGCGggtaagaaattaattttaggcCAATAATTactatatttgattttttagttaattatgatttgaatttataaaatattttcctgtctatccattttaattttgaaaatctcATAAACATACGctgatacaaaaaaaaataaaaaaataaaaaaataaaaaataataataataataataaaataaaaattcctattcttcatcttgttcatcttcttcttttttcttccttctttttattctTACAATCCTATGGAGGAGATATAATTATCTATGGACTAGGAATATACATGAATGTTAATTAGGTATGGATAGGTAAATTACCTGTGAAGGAGGTATACATATGAATGCTATTTATCTATGGAGGAGCTATACATATGAATGTTAATTACCTATGGAGGAGGTATATGATATGAAATTACCTATGAAGGAGGTATATGCAAACCTGCAAAGCAGGTAAATCAAACCACCCAAAGACATCTATACCACACCATAAGGTATTCACTGGTTGAAAGCGTTTGATAAATTGAGATTAATTGTAGAAATGTGATATTAATTTAGAGGATTAACTGTACAATGGCAATATGTgtaaatgttttaaaaacaGTGGCCAAGGCTTTGCATACTTGGCTGGCCTGTTGAGTCGTTTGACTCAATTCTATATCAAAAGAGAGGTGGACTGCATTCATAGTGCAAACTCAGAACTGGACCTATATCAaaagaactttttttttaattacctGTATTAACCTCAACTTTGGTTTTTTCTAGTATCAACAATCCTGCCTATCTCTCCTTTAGTTATGATCTGGATGGTCGAATGACTTACAGGCTAGATATACACTACTATTACTACGCCACAAAATGGTTGTGTTAAAACTGTTAGTCACTCGAATTAATTATACgatcatattaattattttgtttgtacAGTCAGTTAGTCAAACCAAGTAATTCTTGACGTCTTAGCTATCCTTGGCTTCTCATCCAAGTAATTCATCTTGATCACTCATGATGATTATTGTTGAACggaaaattttcacaaaagcaattagccaagagtttgacttgggttagaattgaatttgttttgtccCTGCAATCTtatcaagaaaaacatataaaaataaaatagatgtaTTTCAGTGGTTTTGAAACACCAAGAGATAAGTATCCCGGTTGAGAAGTGGTCATCAGcttgaattcaaactcatcacaagaagaaaaattagcaAGCAGACTTGAGAAAGGAAAGAGCCATTTCAAGGTAAAAAGATTAGTTCCATGGcacaattttctgatttttttgcTCAAGATTTCAAGTTCCATTCAACTCAAGGGTTCCTGGCCATGATGATTTCTATCATCATGAAAAGGGTCAGTAATCTCTCTAAGGGACAGCTCCGCTCAAGTAATTCGGAGGTTACGATCCGCACCcagcagtttttttttatcaatccACAGAAATTCTTGGCTatgatgattgaaatcatCATAACCAAGGTTAAGAATCTCTCCGAGGCTTGGCTCCGCTCAAAGAACTCCAGCAGTGTTTTCAAGTTTGCCTTACATGatgatttcaatcatcatGTTTTATGGCATAGTCTATTCCATCATGCACCACCAAATAAGCTCTTCCAGGAGCAAAGAATCCCTCAAATCATGGATGTAGAGATGAACCCACCATGggatcaaaatcaaaagagcGAAGGCTTGTAATTACAAGTCCCTGTGTAAAATCTCTGTATGAAGCATCCGAAACCAAAAGGGGCGCATGGAAATTGAATTGCCTCCTCATGAGTGTTTGCTGCCTGCAAGCCAACGAAAAAAAGCCAACAGAGGAGGAATaggagcaaaagaaaaagtggttCTGTgtgttgggttttgttttgtaaaagacaaaacaagggacataaaaaaagtaatgaaaaaaaaaaaaaggggggggggCTGTATCGCACAGCCCCTCCTCCCTCTCTTGAATATTTCTTTGGTTTATTATGactggaaaaaagaaaaggacatgGACAATGGTACAACAACagcaaacacaaaaacaaaaaaaaggagctGGCAAGGCATGTACCACAAGTTCTCTCTTGGGTTTCTGAAGCAAAATGACAGGTGGTTTCCTCCACCAAACTCCAAAGCCTTCAAGCTGGCAGCACAGTCTCTACATACAAAAGAGAAGACAAGAGGTTAGAAGCATGGAaacagacaaaagaaaaaatcaaaggaAAAGAGGAGTTCAAGGGGGGGACTTACCACGTGAAAAGCAAGAGGATTTTTCCCCTTTGTGTGTAGCTGGCGATGAGCAAGAAAAAGGGAAGTGGAACTCTACTTCCTGCCAATTGAAGGTCTCAAGGTCCTCTTTGGTTATTGACCTTGGGAAAGTTACAGCACAAAAAGGACAATAAGAGAATTTGTCTCTTTTGGTTCCAAGTCACTTGCGAAGCTGAATCCCAGAAGCATCCAATTGATTAGAGGGTCTTCTATTGCTATTGCTGTTGCTGTCCATGCAAAATGTGAAATTAGAGATTTTGTTAAGAAGAATAATTCTCAGTTGTTATTGATAGAGCCAAAAGGCTAAGTATTTATAGAGATATTACAAGCTTAACTAGGAAAACTAGGTTACTTGGAGACTActccaaatcaattacaatcaactaataaaaggaaactaaataacaatttaattacatTCCTAATTtctaacactccccctcaagttggagagtgAAGGTTCAGAACTCCTAACTTGCGAATAATCATATTGAAGGAATCTCTTCCAAGTGGTTTTGTGAAGATGTCTGCCAACTGGTGGGAAGAAGGCGTGTATGCAGTAGTAATCATCCCAGATTGAATTTTCTCTCGTACCAAATGACAGTCCAACTCGATATGTTTTGTACGCTCATGAAAAACTGGATTCGCTGCTATGTGTAGTGCAGCTTGATTGTCACAATGCAAAACAGCGGGCTCTTGAATATTGACTTGAAAATCTTGTAACAAGTATCTCAACCAAGTTATCTCACAAGTTGCATGTGCCATGGCTCGATATTCGGCTTCGGCTGAAGAGCGTGAGACAACATTctgcttctttgttttccatgatATTAGTGCGTCCCCAAGAAAGGTACAATACCCAGTGGTAGATCTTCTTGTAGTTGGGCAGCTAGCCCAGTCAGAGTCACAGAAGGCTGTCAGCTTTAAGTTGTTTTCTGAAGGAAACAAAAGTCCTTGGCCGGGTGAACCCTTTAGATATCGCAAAACTCGAAGTACTGCCTCAAGGTGTGGCTTGCGTGGTTGGTGCATGAATTGGCTAAGTATATGTACTGAGTAAACAATGTCTGGCCTGGTTATAGTAAGGTATATGAGGCGCCCAACAAGTCTCCTATAGTGAGCAGGGTCATGTAACAAATCACCATCAGTTGGAGTCAGCTTTAACTTTTGTTCCATGGGAAAATCATATGGGCGTGCTCCGAGAAGACCAGCATCTT
Above is a window of Prunus persica cultivar Lovell chromosome G2, Prunus_persica_NCBIv2, whole genome shotgun sequence DNA encoding:
- the LOC18787329 gene encoding uncharacterized protein LOC18787329; translation: MHMILVFVMFVPIYAIMRGPSCSGKLISFTIFNGEILASANLSFCSIFCGVFGLSLFQRFRVLNKDLKRRIVCLPNLLSTSSVGRMKREEGEEEDFVCGTFTWRIDNFSMLHNEMHYSDVFVICGYKWQILIYPKGDNVVDYLSLYLEVADASTLTFGWTRYAKFSLTVVNQLDSKKSITMGIYLYLVACHLLKRLVK